In Devosia litorisediminis, one genomic interval encodes:
- a CDS encoding peptide ABC transporter substrate-binding protein, with protein MTKHFLPLLTAAFLASTAGAFAAGELTYVVNNESAKYDPGTTAETFAAPIIGNTFEGLVRFDADSNIVPALAESWDVSEDGLTYTFNLRDANWSDGKPVTAGDFVYAWNRVLIPATGAMNAAMLYSIVGAEEAYNADGVGDIAISAPDDKTLTFTLKARVPYMMQLLTYTTFFPVRQDVVEADPEGWTRDPATFIGTGPFRVTEFNQGESVVFEKNPEYYDADAVSLDKLTFRLIPDPATALAAMEAGDVDGIESVPAPEIPRLSVESDAFMVVPALGTTYAFFNTHQAPLDNLKVREALSMAIDREEIVEFVLQSADIPALGLVPPGMTIAGEEFTDGRDTFGLGEAAEIEAAQAMLAEAGYPDGEGFPETLFVTYSSPPIEKLLEAIQQMWKQNLNIDVNIQASEWQVYYPEVQKVEYQIAQMGWGADYPHPMTFLDNFVTGSPNNLGNWSNADYDAAIAAAKATGDEAESLAEMRKAEAILMNDHAILPQYHRNNYMMMSPEVTGFWRSTLNVPYFRDAQIAE; from the coding sequence ATGACCAAGCACTTTCTGCCACTGCTCACAGCGGCATTCCTTGCTTCCACTGCCGGCGCCTTCGCCGCTGGTGAACTGACCTATGTGGTCAACAATGAATCCGCCAAATACGATCCCGGCACCACGGCCGAAACCTTTGCCGCGCCCATCATCGGCAATACCTTTGAAGGCCTGGTCCGCTTCGATGCCGATAGCAATATCGTACCCGCGCTTGCCGAGAGCTGGGACGTCTCCGAAGACGGCCTCACCTACACCTTCAACCTGCGCGACGCCAACTGGTCCGACGGCAAGCCCGTCACCGCGGGTGACTTCGTCTACGCCTGGAACCGCGTGCTCATCCCTGCGACCGGCGCGATGAACGCAGCTATGCTCTATTCCATCGTTGGCGCCGAAGAGGCCTACAATGCTGATGGCGTCGGCGACATTGCCATCTCGGCTCCCGACGACAAGACGCTGACCTTCACCCTCAAGGCCCGCGTCCCCTACATGATGCAGCTTTTGACCTACACCACCTTCTTCCCTGTCCGTCAGGACGTTGTCGAAGCCGATCCAGAAGGCTGGACGCGTGATCCAGCGACCTTCATCGGCACCGGTCCTTTCCGCGTCACCGAGTTCAATCAGGGCGAGTCAGTCGTGTTTGAAAAGAACCCCGAATATTACGACGCTGATGCCGTCAGCCTCGACAAGCTGACCTTCCGTCTCATCCCAGATCCCGCAACGGCTCTGGCTGCCATGGAAGCTGGTGATGTCGATGGCATCGAATCTGTTCCGGCTCCGGAAATTCCCCGCCTCTCGGTTGAATCTGACGCCTTCATGGTCGTTCCGGCCCTCGGCACCACCTACGCCTTCTTCAACACCCATCAGGCCCCACTTGATAATCTCAAGGTTCGCGAAGCCCTCTCAATGGCGATCGATCGCGAAGAGATCGTTGAGTTCGTGCTCCAGTCTGCTGACATTCCCGCCCTTGGCCTGGTGCCTCCCGGCATGACAATTGCCGGCGAAGAATTCACCGATGGCCGCGATACCTTCGGTCTGGGCGAAGCCGCCGAGATCGAAGCAGCCCAGGCGATGCTGGCCGAAGCGGGTTACCCCGATGGCGAAGGTTTCCCCGAAACCCTGTTCGTGACCTATTCTTCCCCGCCAATCGAAAAGCTGCTCGAAGCCATCCAGCAGATGTGGAAGCAGAACCTCAACATTGACGTCAATATCCAGGCGTCCGAATGGCAGGTCTATTACCCTGAAGTGCAGAAGGTCGAGTACCAGATCGCCCAGATGGGCTGGGGCGCTGACTATCCGCATCCCATGACGTTCCTCGACAACTTCGTCACCGGTAGCCCCAACAATCTGGGCAACTGGTCCAACGCCGATTACGACGCTGCCATCGCAGCGGCCAAGGCCACGGGCGACGAAGCGGAATCGCTGGCCGAGATGCGCAAGGCCGAAGCCATTCTGATGAATGACCACGCCA